The Sebastes umbrosus isolate fSebUmb1 chromosome 24, fSebUmb1.pri, whole genome shotgun sequence genome contains the following window.
ggtatcaatcttttcatctaactcttggcaataAGGTGAACAAGTGTATTTCCAACAAAAGAATGAAATGCAAGTAAAAGAGAAAGTTTTTACAAATATAGTCAGAAGCACTGGCACTCGAAGTATCCACCAAATCCATCCATGTCTCCTGGTTTCCCAACAGCTATggcaataaaataaatcttaaaTCATACACTTTGATGATCTCGTCACAGCAAATGAATGAGTGGAACAGATTTTTAACCCACTCACCCTTCGTCTTCATAAAAATATTTGGCACATCCCCAGGAGACGATAACAATCACAGGTAAACCTGCGTGATGAAATCAAGTTTGGTTATATGGTATACTgagctgtgaatgtgtgtgtataagtgtgAAGCAAagagaaatgttgtttttgttaacaAGTCTCCCTACCCCAGCTCAGGACGATGTACCAGGCGAGGTGCTTCTTCAGGGAGAAGAAGGAGCGGCTCACCAGGGTGAAGAGGAAGTGGCCCTCCGCCAGCAGCCAGCTGTAGTTTGCCAGGATGGAGTAGTTGGAGAACATCAGCACGACCTTACACGCCACCTGCCGCACAGGAAAGAAGGTGAATCAGACACACCTATCTGTATAAAGTAGTAGattaaagtgtgtttcagtTGGTTATGTAAAAGGGGATGACAAGAAAGTGTCCATACCGGGTAGTAGTCGCAGTGGTAGAACTCTTCATTAGTAAATAGCAGAGAGTctctgatgaagatgaagatggcCCTCAGGATGAAGGAGACGAACAGCTGGATGTGAATGTGGTTCCTGGTACAGTGCAGCTTTCTGAAGAAATAATCCCAGTTTTCAGGGTGTGTTCAATCACACTAAGTCTTTCTGGTTGAAGGAAACAGAAGAAAGTTTCTCACCTAAACAGACAGAATATGGTGACAGCGATGGTGAGGGTGATGAGAGAGAGCGTGTATCCGGCCGTGTACATCGTCTTTACGTAGGAGAAATACAGATGGGAATCTGAGGACTGAACAATGGAAAaagatgttaaaatgttaaaatgctaatgttagctacaAAGTGAAAGAATAGAGAAGGCCATATCGGAAGTGTACAAGGAGGAAAACATCATTTTGATTCCACTCTGCAGACTGGAAGTCTCATTCGCAATTCATTTTCAATTGACAACTGTTAAGCCTCTCAACCACCTAAAGAGACACAGTATGTCTGCAGTTGGAAAGTATAGTATTTTGATAATGCAAATGCTTTTGTGCTTCATAGCTTTATATTAGATAAACTACACATACTGCATAAACCACCAACCTCTCCAAGAAAGTGGAACGCCTCATTGAAAGAGTAGCCACATGCATCTTCATGTGGGATTAGTGGGTCTGTCCAGCCACTGGCGGTGCAGTTACGATGCACTTTACCTGcaaaatagcaataaaatccTACGTCTATTTCTGTTGTTTGAATGTGCATTTGAgcaagacagaaaaataaatatatcctgGAAAATGATGTCTTTATAAGGATGCTTTTCCTGCTGGTCAGTGGTGTGTAAAGCATGTAGATCTGTGTTAAAAAACCTGGATTTATTGGACAGTAAAGAGCTGCGAAACCATTACTTTCCCTCTACAGGTGCTTCAATAAACGTCTGGCTCCTCAGATAAATTATCACAACATCTACCATCCTCTCTCAACATAAACGTAGCATCCTATCCAAACATTCAGCCATAAAATGCTTGTGTACATAGAGACCCTGACAGGGAGAACCTGTCTCAGGTTCTTTATGAAAACAAAGTGGCTTCCTGGCAAATAATTAACCAGTGTGATGTGATGGAGTATAATGGCTGTCTgtttgcacatgtgtgtgtgcaggtgtagTTTCTCACCATCCGAACTGAAGAAGTCTGGACACGGCTGAGAGACGGTTTCGCCAAGAGACGCAGGAGGCCAGCAGTTCAGGTCATCCCACATTCCCTTACAGTGGACACTGATATTGTTTTCTTAATGGATAGAAGATAAATcacaccttttatttattttatttgctgggattctatataaaaacatacagtatgtggcgTAGTGAGGAGATTACTTGGAATACATTGTTCATGTGGATAGATCTTGAAGTAAAGCACTCACTATCACACAATActggcatacacacacactctttatgTGTCTGAAAATTGATCGGCTGCTTGTAAATTACATTAGACCACGGTGCGGATTAATGTAGGaatatgtatttgatttgtcttttttttttccgtattttatttgtatgttaTGATTTTTAAGGTattatgtgttatttatttatttaattcattatttatttatttatttttatattaatattattttgcatataggAGTTATCTGATTTGTTGatcaaaatgtgacaatgttcatgtaaaaaaattaaataaaatactaattagaaaaatgtatttatatttttctaattagtattattttttttagttgcaGGATAAAACACTGCAAAATCACGATATCTGGATGAATCCTTCAGTGCATTATAAATGCATTCTGCCTAATGCAAGTTTTGGGTGCATTATGTCATGTGAACACTAGGTGTCACTAAAACattgcatacttttttttgtagttttaaaaaggtttaattcaaagattttattattaattcagaacttttttttcaagtggAAATCCAcaaacttgatttattattatttatttttttaagtataaaATGACACAATAGGTGTAAAATACACAATTTATTAACTGCATAAACTCACCTGTTGCTTTGTGTGACTTAACAAGTAGCAGGTCTGTCATgcacttttcttcctctttcacaAGACTAACATGAGGATGACACCCTGATGACGATTTTACCTGTAGGTAAGGAAACACttgttattaatatataaataaattaaaatcaaacatgCATGTATTTTCTCACCATGGGTAACAGCAGCACTCCAAGAAGTCCAACTTTTTTCATTGTGTGTATCAGACAGGTTCCTTTTTTCCATCAAGATAGGCTCCTAAAATGCAAACCTCAAGCTGCATATCTGATTAGAATGAAAAGCGAGCATCCTGCCatgcagcagatatatgaggtctgaaaatcaaacatggaCTTATCAGAGGGTCGATAATTATGCACAGTATTCCCCAGGACAATCTGATATGCACTTATCAAGGTAGCTGCAATTAAATAGCAATTTCCTGTcgtgaatttcaaaataaagttcttaTTCTTGGCAAAATATAGTTGGTGTGAAAAATCTGACAGTAGTATAGtaaatgaatatttaaattaatagaaaaaacaaactggGTGTTTATGaggaaatatggaatataaatatataatatataaatatatagaccctcagaagggaatagattcttgtttttgaaaatctttgtatttattttctatatatttattatctatttatgtgtatcttcattttgttaGAGGTGCCATTTAACTGTTCAATTGTATGATTGATACTGTGATgctgtatattgattttttgCCCTGTAAGAAAGGGAAAAGTTAAGAGAGAACGGATGGGTGTGTGgggtatgttatgtttgttcaagattcaagagttttatttgccatttgcacctataagtacattggaattctgcgCAGTTTACACCgggtcagctttaagaaaagaaaaaaggtagaaaaggcacaaggtaattacagtacaaaataagtagcacattcaactcaacacaataaataaataaataaactattaaaatataaaacgccctcagtgtagtcaataaataaactaaactaccctctgtactaggaacgatacccccagaatacaaatatacagtatatatgctccatgaccatgttaaaagaccctcaaaaatatttaaaaaaagaaataattaatatatttcagacaattacacagtggaaggcagcatattgcacagcattacagtccatttgttaaagtaaatcctgtatagaatatattgcataataatgcTTATGTttgcataacaaaaaaaacaataaagacattgttaaaaaaataaaaaattaatagaaaatgttttcaatgtATTTATGCAAGCAAGGAATGCACACATATGTTTATGGtgtatgcttttattttgaagctagAATAACAAGCTTCCAGGTCTTACGTTGGGTGATTGACGTAGATGCAGCCAACGAATCTGATTGGCCCACAGGACGTTGGTCCCGCCCCCTTCAGGTCGCTAAGCAACGCCAGTGTTTGATGTGGTCTCCCTctacaacataaacaaaacatttctggCACCAAAAAAGAGGGATTATGGCTTGTTTTAGCTGAACAACTGAATACCAGTCACTGTCTAAAGCTTGAGTAAGTTCTGAAGTTCTGTTTTTCTATGAAAAATTCATAAAAGTATTGCTACGAAGcgtataattaaattaatgccAGCATAAAGCTAGTCAATTAAGCTAACATGTGGGTTAGCTAAATTTGTTACACTTCTGTACTGTCAATATTATAAGTTAAAAATCGACTTTTTTATATATCATCTtattaaaaatgacttaaaatgaGCTGCCCATATCCACAATATGTAACCATATTTTAAAAGATATAAcaactttatattttattgttttgttttgtggtaAATTGAATACAGGTAATACAAATACAGTGCATTCAGAAATTATACAGTTCCCTtcactttttcacattttattatgttgcagccttatgctaaaatattatatttatatatataaatatatatatatttatttatatatatatatttatttatatatatatatatatatttatatatatatatttatttatttatatatatatttatttatatatatatatttatttatatatatatatttatttatatatatatatatatatttatttatatatatatatatttatttatatatatatatatatatttatttatatatatatatatatatttatttatatatatatttcccctATTAATCTACACTCAATAACCCCATAATGACATAAACAAAAACTTGGTTTTAGAAATTTAGCCCGGGTGACGCCTCTCACTTCTTTTGAACATCTTTGTTTCTAGACCTGATCGGAGACCAGCTGGGTCAATTCAGGTGATTAGAGTTCAGCCTGCAGGGTCAGGATTGTGTCGAAGGAGGCAGATTTTtcggaaataataaaaaaattacgcTGCATTGAAGATCCCCAAGACAAGAGCACATCATAATTCATAAATGGAAGAAGTTTGGATCAACCGGGACTCTTTCTGGAGCTGTAGTGTCTGCCCGGATACACTTAGGAATTGGGGGAGAAGGGCCTAGGTAAGAGCTCCAGCTGCCAAAGGGGCTGTACTTAACtaggggtctgaatactttttgtcaatgtgatatttaagttttttctttgtaataaatttgcataataatataaaatatatataataatgtaaataaataatatatttataatgttatgattatttaagagtttatataatttataaattgatatatacatataattatTTAGaaatttatactgtacatacatataattattcatatttttatatataattatttatatatatttatttatttttttataaataattgatttaattaattgttatttataaaacatatttataaagaataacattataatacatatatgaaattacattttttatttttataatgtatacatttatatataattatatacaaCATGTTTTACTTTGTCATTATGGGTTATTGAATGTAAATTGattagggaaaaaaaaaatttaaatgattttagcATTCAGCTGCaacataaaatgtgaaaaaaatgaagggatctgaatactttctgaatgCATTGCAGAGGTGAAGGGAATGTGATGCCCTTGGTGCATACTTTCTGCATCTTCATATCAACAGTACGacagtaaatttatatatacGTGTGAATTAACTGAAAATGACTCTACAAATTGACCACATAATAACTTGATGTCCTTCCACGTTTTTCATCTTGTGTTCTGATTATAAATTCATAGGTTTGCCAACACAATATTTCCCAACACGCCACGGTCTCCTTGTCTGTCCTCCAGCCTGCTGTCATTTCTCTCATGAGGATCCAGAGCTGACCTTTTTGCCGGGATGGAGGTGGCCCTCTCTGCCACGGGGGTACTGCCGCAGCCTCTCAGGAGGGGGACCCCTCTGCCTCTGAGCCAGCTGGTGGAGGAGAGCCAGAGCGGAGCCAGGGGTCCCAATCATCTACTGGAATCAAGTACGTATTAACCCTCTGATGGGGTGcattaataatgttttcatacTGCCAGCAATGATGCCAAGTATCTCACCTTACAGTAACACCCTGTAAGGTTTTTATATGTATGGAAAACCTCTTTGCTGATGTGAAAAACctgcattttctgtttttacatttcattaattGTTTTTCCCCCTTTATAGAAATCTATGCCAAACTGAAAAGCAACAGCCAGATCCAAGCAGAGCCTCCAGAGCTTCACTTCAGTGGGTTTGAATTGGGGAAGGATTACACAAAGATCCTGGTGAGGAAAATACCCTTTCATATTTTTTGCCATGAATTTTTGTGAATTATTTAAGAAAATATTATCAGTGCATAAGTTGTGCTTGATGGAAAGTGGTAAGGTTTTTCCACACTGAATGCAGCATCCAGGGCTTTAAGCAGAAAGTAGACCCTGGTGTTATGCCGAGGCGTCTGTTTGGTTTGTGTCGTAGAAATATTGtcttatatattaatattgtcaATGTTTGGTGAAATGGTGAAGACATCGCAGTAAAGTAttgaaataattttaaaaaccCTTCATACATTCATGTCATTTAGTTTTCATTTAGgctaaattgaattgaatgggCACTGATTTTCCCCAATATATGTTAGGAAGCGCTGTAGACTGGATGTAAACACAGAGAATATGGAAATTCTCAAGTGCACATGATTGGatggaaattaacttttctcatcttcctctccatcAGAAACTAATCAACATCTCCTCCGAAGTCATGAATATTCACATCATCCCCACCCAAACCAAGCACTTCCAGACAACTTATACTAAAAAGGTATGTTTTTATCGTTACAAATTGCTGACctgattgtaatattatgactccACTTGTTCAATCAGTGTCGTTTCTGATGATTCAACCTTGTTTTTCCTTCCTAAGTACCGACTCGTCCCAGGCCTCGCCTACACGCTGAAGGTCAGGCTCTGTCCCGATGAGTGGCGCTACTTCTACGACTACATCCGGGTTCACTGCAAGGTTAGCATCCAACAGTTTGGACgctgtgctgctgtttgtttcactCTTAAATCTTTAGGCATTTAGTGGAAGCTGTTGATCACAAATGAATCTCAAAGGACCTCACATTACTGGAAAGCAAACCTCTTGTATCTGTCTGATCTCcatatcttctctctctctgtcttgttcATTCAACCCTACTACACACTCTCCAAGGGGGAAGAGAACCTGTTAATTCCAGTTCATGCTTACCCTGTCATCGATGACCTGCACATCCCTCCTCGCATCGACCTATCAGCCGTACCACTTGgacaaaggtgtgtgtgtttgtgcggcgtacagtatgtgtgttctTCAATGGACTGTTTCTTGACCTCCCATCTGCCCGAGGGCTCGGCTGTCTCTTTGTATTCTTCCGTACAACCAAGCATGCTTCCGTTCACCCGTTGGTGTCAAATCaggaaaaaataatctttttttttttttttttctccacctgtCTGTAGTGTTTGCCGCGCTATTCCTCTGAGATGCAGCTGCCCCATTGATTTTGAGTTCCAGGTGTATGTTGTTCAGCCCCACGAGGCCTTCTCCATCCACCCACTTACAGGTACGGACTGGTGAAAGCACTTAACATCAACCTGCTTTTTCATTGCATTGCACAGGATTTATACGGTACAATTTGTATctgatttttttgtcttttaaggggagacaccccagttGAACAGggtaaaacattttaagacaATTATGTTTTGTAATTCACGTAGGGCCGTCAAGTTTTGATTTGAAATtgttggcaagaaaaaactgttattgttattttcaaaggggtcctttaaCCTCTGACGTCCAgatttgtgaatgtaaatgggttctatgggtacccacgagtctcccctttacagacatgcccactttatgataatcacatgcagtttggggcaagtcatagtcaagtcagcacactgacacactgacagctgttgttgcctgttgggctgcagtttgccatgttatgatttgagcatattttttatgctaagtgagggtttctggacagtatttgtcattgttttgtgttattaattgatttccaataataaatatatacatacatttgcataaagcaaagacatctgtccactcccatgttgataagagtattaaatacttgacaaatctcccttttaggtacattttgaacagataaaaaatattttaatcgattgacagccctactttttacaGAGAGGATTTTGGATAGCTCTTTTTATGACTCCATAAATcaaaaaatactgtcaacaaccataaaaaaaagattttcggcatgtttttaggaataaaatgttctataaatcaggctatgaattatatatgaacaaacccctctgtgaaaaccttcagaatatagataggaataaTACTAGAaggtttggtggatgtaagtgctactgaagtggagatttgaGGCTCAGAGTCAGAGAAAATTGAGAAAACGGGcattaaagatatggattgtaaaatgttatacattttgaagacactacaggtgaaaaGGGTAAAAAGATTAACTaacagatatcaccatgaaacttacccagttgattacttacattaagacaattattttttggatTACAAGCTTTgtaaaattgtatgtttaaatatgcaaatgcgGCATTCTCttatgctaacttttggtgaatttaggagaaatctacataCAGAAATAGACaaattagtaaaataaacacctaaatgtgtattttggacgTTTTATTTCCACTAGCAAAATAGCTCAAAATTGACCAGAgcatgaaaacaatgtttttgcctggggcGTCTACCCCTTAACGATAACAATTTGAcattctgcatttttttatgctttaccTAACTGTGAATGTGGATGAATTAAGTAATTTTTCCATTGATAGCCTCCCAGATTAAGGAGAGAAGGTGTGCTGTGTTTTCTCAAAACCTGTGACTGGTTGTGTATTAAACAAGTCGCCACAGAGCTTGAAGGATGCCTCCAGTTTTCCAACACAGCGATACTAAGCAGCATTCACGGTCTGGGAAGCATCATAACACACGGCGGAAACCAGCACTTAGGATCTGAATTACAGCTGCAGCTTACAAAACTggaatgagaagaagaagagatacaAATGAGTGTCTTATTTTAGAagtgcttttgtctttttttacccTCTACACACAATACAAATGCCTGCAGCgtacaatataaaaacaaccatTTATCTGTTATTTTTAGCTAACTACTTCAACCGTTTAATCAGTACTTTTTGTTCACTATTTCAACATTTTACTAATTACTTTTAGCTGACAATTGTTACGTTACAACTTAGTTTGGGGGCATAATTTACTCTGCATTTAGCCAGTTATCACTGGTATCTTACTGCAGAAATAAGGTAAgcaacatacatacacaaacacccATTCATCCCTATTGTCTTCTCTTTGCTTCTCCAGGTGTAATACCAGCCAACGGTGAAGAGAAGATCACTGTGACCTTTAGTCCTTTCCAGTATGAGACTTGTCAGGTCACCATCCAGCTGATCATCTCGCAGTTCAACAGCAGACCCTACCTGTGTACCATCACTGGGAGCTCCGCCCCTCACCTAGCCCTCAGGTAAATAGAATCCACCGTTCCATACTATAAATTGACTTATTTAGCCAAAAAGACAATGCGGCAGCTCTGTAAAATATCAAGATTTTAGGTCTTCTTTCTAGTTTCACCACtcgcattaaagggatagtttgggtgttttgaagtggggttgtatgaggtacttctccataatcagtgtataacctacagtagatgacggtcgacacgcctccagtttggagaaacagacacgggagcaaagcaatgtactgctgtggacagggccggcagcaaaatgtattttagactcctgtgctggtactcttgtctgtttctccaaactgggggcgcgccgactgtcatctactgtaggtaatacactgactatggagaagtacctcatacaaccccacttcaaaacacccaaactatcccttaaaCGGTGCACAGATACCACTATCTCCGCTGACCAGGACCCAGCAAAAATGATTTGTTTAAGAGgtagtgatgtgtttttcttgCACTGTAACACATCTGGTCGTTTTTCTTGCTATCTTATGGTACTGTGCTATCTCATAACTGTTGCTTTTACTCACTCCACAAGTTCACACCCATTCTATTGACATCTTCAGCTAAAGtagtaaattaaaaagtaaagtcAAGCCCAGTTGACAGTACATCACAaaacttaagttacagcacatATTGCTGTTATATAACGGTGtgaaaatatttgatttatatGACATAAATAAGTTAATcaactacagtatataactaACTTAGTTCTTCCCCAATGGTGCTTCATTTAGTCTTCATGAGAAATTAAATTCTTGCTCTCCAGTAATGAGAACAGCTCTCAGGTTGTACAAA
Protein-coding sequences here:
- the LOC119483535 gene encoding LOW QUALITY PROTEIN: secretin receptor (The sequence of the model RefSeq protein was modified relative to this genomic sequence to represent the inferred CDS: deleted 1 base in 1 codon), which translates into the protein MEKRNLSDTTMKKVGLLGVLLLPMVKSSSGCHPHVSLVKEEEKCMTDLLLVKSHKATENNISVHCKGMWDDLNCWPPASLGETVSQPCPDFFSSDGKVHRNCTASGWTDPLIPHEDACGYSFNEAFHFLGESSDSHLYFSYVKTMYTAGYTLSLITLTIAVTIFCLFRKLHCTRNHIHIQLFVSFILRAIFIFIRDSLLFTNEEFYHCDYYPVACKVVLMFSNYSILANYSWLLAEGHFLFTLVSRSFFSLKKHLAWYIVLSWGLPVIVIVSWGCAKYFYEDEGCWETRRHGWIWWILRVPVLLTIFMNLIFFLGILRILVNKLRMPDAQRNEFSQYKRLIKSTFFLVALFGLHYILFVFLPVEVSSLVFKIWTFAELALSSTQGFVVAVLYCFMNGEVQQEFQRRWRRWRLTQHLPSRRRQQHGSISHSGSPHTQVSLLPCSPGSPTTSGLPVDTVEM